The Magnolia sinica isolate HGM2019 chromosome 3, MsV1, whole genome shotgun sequence genome includes the window ttttttaaaaggtGACAAAAAATTTATTGAGAAAATGCCAACGGGCGACAAAAGAATAGAAAAGCACAAAACAGCTAACCTCCCTCCCAAAAGCAAAGAAGCAGCATGCACTTCCTTCCCACTATTACATCAGCCCCACTTCCTGACAAAGCCACAAATTCTCCCTACAACCCACTCAACGATGTGGCTCACATCACTGAAACACCTTCTATTTCTCTCCTCCCAAATCACCCAAAGGCCTGCCAACAAGCAAAGCCACCACAAAGCTTTCAAATCCTTCCCCACAACCATACCATGCCAGGCCATTAACAATTCGCCTATAGGACACAGTATATGACCCAAAGGACATTGCATCTGGATAGGGCACCATAACACACCTTGGATGCAAACAggcaatggatgaagaggtgaTTGACCAATTCCGAATCAGCCCCACATAACAATTAAACATCGGGTAGAATCATCCCCCTTTTCTGAAGATCCACAGTTCGCATTTTAAGGAATGGTTTCTAAGATAAGATTACTACTTTTAAGATATGGCTTCTCATTGGAAtacaagaaaaggaaaatacaggcAATTTTTACTGGAAACTCATATAACTTTTTGGATGAAAGTTACAGAAACTTCACTGGCACCCAACCAAtcaaaaatggaaaagaaatggCATTTGATATGAACTACCTCTCAGTGAAATCTTTATAATTGTCTGAAAAATCCTCTTCAAGCCTATCTGATGGTTGACCAGTCACAATCCTGTAGCCACAAAGACTATTCGTGATGTTGGGAAcctgcaacacatacatgatttAGCATTTGTTCACATGGGTTaacattaaaatatatatatatatatatatatatatatatatatatatatatagctggaaAAGGCAGAGGAAGAATTTCAATAACCTTGTAAGCTAATTGGTGAAAAGCATATAATAAACATTCCACGTGAGTAAAGTTTATCTCTTCTCCAGTTTTTCTCTGAGGTATgtgcttcttaaaaaaaaaaaaagaggaacagAGAAAACAATGTAGCTGTTAGGCTAGCAATGAAAATTACAGACTCATGATAGTACAGGTGATGTACAGATGTAAAGCTTCCAGTAGATAAAAACACTAGCACAAATGGAGCAGGGATTAAAATATCTGCAATAGAAGCAAAGATGCTGCCCAGGGATTCAACTGCTGTTAGGAGGAGGATGTGCATGGAAAAATATGAATTCCAAGCAGAACAGGCAGGAGACAGGTACAAGGCTTCGAATAGCTACAGATTTTGAACCACTAACAGAACTAGGATCCAAGCATGTCAAAAAGTAAAAGCAATGGAGCCTGCAAGCTCACAAGCAATTTGTTCACAGTCCACAAACATTGGCATAAATAGATGCTTCTACCTATTACTCGAAATCATTCATGCATATCTCTACCTTTAGCAGCTGAACAATAGATGGAAAAAGTTGGCATGAATCCTTTGGTGTTGTATAAGGTGAACTTTCAGCAAGGTTCTTTAGCAAGTCCATTTTTCGTTCTTCAGGAAGCTGACAGAGAACCCATCATTAGAACAAAGTAAATACAGAGATCTCACAGAAATCACAACTTGATTAGATGTATAAGCTTAAAACAAGCAATAGCATCTGGTCTCTACGAACGAAAGAGTTTGAATAAATCATAAAGAGTTAATGAGATATAGACTTGTTAACAGAAAATTGTAAGAATTCTGCCCACTCATATTTAGACTCTGACCACATGCATGATGTTGAAGTAATAAAGTCCTATGatgtacattgatacaccacaatctgacagcttaagcttttggagtaaatgggtGTTTgccatggtatcaaagcggaagatCTTATGTTCGAATGTCGAGaacagcaaatatgcctcgctaatatattattctcacGGGGGGGGGGGTGCGGatcaggaaaatcaggtccggcccagggaccgggaaatcaagtctggcctatttatggtgtgagcaTCCCTCCACCCTTGTCAGCCGGAGTTCCCACCCCGCACGTGTGGGGGAGTGTTGAAgtaataaagtcccttgatatacattgatacaccacaatctgacagcttaagcttttggagtaaatggttgtttgacaaagGGTTGTTCTGAAGTTAACATAAAAGTCCTGCACTCACATTGTTGGTACAATTCAATGATTCCAAACATCTGTCAAataagcaaaagaaaaagaagcatcaTGAAAAGTCACAACCCGAAATTTGGGTACCGAGCGCACATCCTAGAACTGAGTTCCATGTTGCGGCTCATACACCGTGTAGTTAACCCAACAAATTTATTCAGAGGCATTGATTATATTGGTTCTAAGTTCCATTCACTATCATTCACACACAATAAATAAGAACCATCTTCCATTCATTCCAAACAATTATAACCATTCAAAGACCCACCCATCTGAGGTCATTATTCCAATGTAACTATCAATCATCAATTCAATGAGCAGTAAATTCATGTCTAGCACAATCCATTCCACAAATATGGTAATTAAATAgaaaataatctaaaatgaataaATATAAATCCTAAGTAATGAAATAGAGAAATCAGTAATCAATTCAATGCAACGAGTTCCTCTTCAGTCAAATAAGGCCACATGTCGTGTGGGTCACTCCCCGGATCCATCGCAGTCTCGAGCTCTTATGCCAACGGTTCGGCCTCAGTTACATATGTACGGTTTTTCATCAATAAAGCGTAAGCTAGCCAGGCCTAGTTTCATtcacattaaaattaaaatagcaCAATAAACATAAGGTGCACAAAATAACCATCAAAGTCTTGTAAATGCATAAAATAAGTGAATGCATTAAGTGAGATATtcatccacttgcttgagttggaataTTATCAACTCGCATTCGTCGTTTGGCCAGGCTTCCACCAATTGGTTGAGCATGGGCATTAGCATGGCCCGCATCCGCCGCTTGGGCaggcttccaccattttgataggCATAGGCATGGCCCGCATATGGAAGCAAGGCTACCAAGATAAACTCATCTGGAGAGGTCCCCCAAGATAGACTAGGCACGTAGCGTGCATGCAAGACAATAATATTTGATTGTAATTACACAGTTGTAAACAAATTGATCACATATATAAAACTGATATCCCAGCTTTGAGGTAACACGGATTACATGTGAATTGATGAAATCAGCAACAAAATAGTTCTTAATTGAaatgaatcaaatcatgtttTCAACAAACATTAAATCAGATAGTTTCAAATTAGCCAAAACAAACAAACGTTAAAACGAAATACTAAATTGAATATAACAGATACATGAAAGTTGTCTTAATTCTAACGGagaggaaacatgttgggatcactcacctgtAACTTGGTGATGGTGATTCCATTATATTACCTGAATTAGAACGAATTAAGAAACCCTAATACAGCATGTAAGTGAAATTATTTTGTTAATCATATTAATtcatatggtggggctcacctttgactGATCAGTTTCCAAATTGGGGTCCACATGTTGTCCAATTGGATTCCTTCAAATCCAACCCTTAACATGGGGTTTGTAATCACCATATcataatgtgggacccactagatcaaATCAAAGTGGTCATCCATCATCCTGCGACATTTAAATTGTCTAGACACGCATAACGTATTCGAATTTATAAGTATAATTGATTCATCAATCCAGATTTTCAAATTCGAAATCGAATAGATCCGATACATCATCTGTCAATCAGATCGACCGCATTGTCGATTGAATAGACTCAAATCGACGCATTGTCGATCAAATTAACCTCAAATCGACAACCTGTCGATCAAATCAACAATATCGAATGTCGAATCAACAATCTCTAGAAGATACGTTTTTTTACACACTGAATTGTAAATTGGGAATTTTTTCTACTTCTTGATTTTAGAATTTGATTGTACATGTTGGTTAGATCCAAACCAACCATTGCCCTCTCATTATTGATTAAGAGAGAGGTCCATTAATCAGCTCGATCTGAAACCTCCAAGGCCCACATCAATCAGGATTACGTGATTTATTTAGATTTGCCATCTGATCAGTGCAGCCCATCCGATGGTAGGATTGATTTGATATTCAGAATCCTAGCATATTTTGACCTCGGAAACCAAATGATCTATCTGGATCTAATCCCACACACCAAGGTGGCTTTATGCAGTTCTCTACAccaattcacaaaagcaattGCATAAAGAATTGTCTATTTCCTATATGTATTGAATACATCAATGCAATGAACCTacagttgatccaaaccgttcattgcgTTGATCTTATGGAAATAACctaatttaccaaaaaaaaaaaaaaagaagaacaagaacaagatcATCATCAATCAGTATCGTCCATCTGATGATCAGATTGGCCCGGTCCTTGAGGTTCCTACATTTTCCAACCTCAGAAAATCGATCATCCACACGGATCGAATCATCCATGTCCGCATggccaagaacaattccctatgCAGAAAGGCAAAAGCCATTGCGTAGAGAATTGAAACTTCCCGTATGTGACACATGTGCAGGTGATGAATGGATGACTAATTCGAGCCGTCCATCGCGAAAATCTGAGACATAACAACAATTAACTAAAAAAAACGTCAAAAGTACCAACCTGGATCGAGATCCTtcttcctaatctctctctctctctctctctctctctctctctctgcttttctCTAGGGTTTCCTCTAGTTCTCTTTTGGTAGAGGTCTAGAGGAATCCACCGTCTCTAAAAGAGATTTGGAACAACCCAAACTTCTCTCCTTGAGAAGAGGAATTTCTATGAGATAGGGGAGAGATTACAACCAATCCCACCAATATCTCTCctaatttaatattcaaatttaaaaataataataataatttttacaaAAAACTTGGGTTGTTACATGAAATCATGTGAAATATATTACAGCAGCACATACACAACCAAATCATGGAGAGCATGTTTGACCCTACTAACTTAAAATGTATTGTGAATAGTTAAAGCAACCAACCAAAAGAGAAATTTACGTTATTCAGAGAAATTGTTTAGATCCATGATACTCAAATCCTTCAAAAATGGAGTACCCTAATGGAGTACTTGCACAAGGGCAAGGTTAAGGGAATCTCCTCCTCCGAGACTTTGAACTACAGATCTACCAGGGCATTGAGAAGTGGCAAAGTCAGCTCATTTCTCTCACTATATATctatgtgtgtgtgggtgtgggtgtgtgggtgtgtgtgtccGTTTGTGTGACAGACACAATTTAAAAGATCTTGTAAAAAAGGCAAATCCAACCCCATGCTCCTACATACACATTTCCTTCAAAGGGCTTAAAGGCCTTAAGGAAGCACCTTTATTTACATAGGCGTAGAATCTCTCCCTATTCCATGTGGAACTAAAAATTTTCACTTCTTTTCACTTTGAAGAACTACATTGctttgtttgttttgaaacacttcAGAGCTCAAAACTACAACAACATCTAAGTACCATAGTTTATGAATGTTATGGTCAAGGCTTACTAATATAATCAAACATAGAGGAGAGATGGAGACTAATCAGATAAATAAGATCATTCATGTCAAGCAGCTACGTCAATATCTACAAGAACTAGAACATCAGCATTAGGATGAATTGTTGACTAAGAAAACCAAtcaaaagataatacctgaataaTTTCAAAAATTAAGATTTGCTTCAAAATTGAGATCATGAACAAACTAAATTCCACAAGAAATGTGTATTTTCAGATGAGAAGTGGAATAGTGATCGGATGGACGCTCAACATAATATAGAAGAGAACAGGCCACAAGTGTAAAGCAGCGTAGAGAATAATGACTAATTGATAGAAAAATGCACAACaatgatctttcaaaaataaGACACAATAATGTCATTAACTTTCATGGTTTATtattgaaaagaagaaagagtaAAATTACCTTGTCGAAAACTGGTATAATGTGATTGTTCAAATAGCTGAGAAACTTGCTGTTTGATGTGCCCCTCTAAAGAAAATTAAGTTCGTAAGATTAACTTAAGTACCcagaaaataaaaaggagaagaagagaaaaaagtttgATATCAAACCCAATTTGTACCCTAAAAAACGGAAGAGCCATATACATGCATGACATCAATCTCTCAATGTGGTCGATATCCAAAACCTGCAGTATCAAAACAAGCATTCAAAGCAAGATTTGAAACAAGAAACCGAATTAAGTGAAACAAGATCAAATTACAGCAAATTCCATTATCATCAAAGATGCAATAAAAGCCTTgaattattttttccttttctttcttttgatagcTTCAAGAATCTAATATAATCAACCCCAAGAACCATCTGAAGAGAAAATATACCTACTTCCAGTAATCCTTTTCAATACCAAAGCCTTATTTGTTTGGTGTTGAATGGTTCTTCTGACAAAAGTTTTAAACCTCATGGTAAGCTGGACTAGAGGGCCTTTTGGGGGCAGCAGAAAGTAGCTCTGGTCCCTAATCCCATTTGCCATCTGCCGAGAACTATGGTCAGAAAGGAATTCCTGCACCTCCGATGCGGTGGAGTCCTTAAGGAAGAAAATCATCCAAAGAATCAAGGGTGATCTTTGCGGGCTTTTGACCATGGCCtctcatcctctccatccctTGGAGTATTCTCTTTAGATGACAATGAAATCTCTTGTGCAGGCACTCTAGGCCCAATGACTTCTATTGGAAAGGGCTGCAGGTTCATAGCGAAGATGGTGGATCCCTCTGGTAATAAAAACCTGATTTGGAGCAGGTGGCCACCTTCTCAATGCCAAGGGATTTGGGATGGCTGCTTTCTCATCACCTGTTCACACTGCCTCCTGGAGTAAAGCCATTGCAATTGTCACTAGAGAGGCTGTCCACATTATTCACAATCAGTTTGGGCATCTTTCTACAGCCATAGAGGTGCCTGATAAGGATTTTTGTTGTTGGGCCAAAGGGGATAGGGACCATTCATGGATCTTGGATTGTATTTTCAAAGAGATCAAATTTCTAGCTGGAGCATTAATCATTTCACTTAACCCTTCAACTAGAGATCATAATCTGATTGTTCATGACCTTGCTTCTGCTGGGGCATCGCGATCTTATCTCTGTATCAGGAATTCCCTTCCCCTTAGCCTTTAATGAATCCCTTTTatcttttgggaaaaaaaaaaaaggaagtgcCCACAGCTATTCAGATCTGACACTGAAACTGATAGggcatcaacttaatccaaagtTTAGTCTAACAAGCTCAACTATGTGCAGGTAGTGATGTGATTCAGAATATGTTTTGCCACTCCAATAGGAAAAGAGATTACATGATTTTCTGACTGTTGCAGTTATAAACTGATCAAGAATGAATTATGAAATGAAACCTTTGGTATCTAGGATGCTGTGTAAAGAATGTTCTAACCATAGTTTTATGACTCAAGTGACTTGGACTGACTAGCTCAGTCCTGAGTCAAGTTACAACTCGCTTTGAGTCAGGGGGTAATTCATCCAAGTCAGGCCCATTAACGCTACTGATTCATGGTGCCAAACCAGATCAGACTCAAACTTGTCCAAGTCAACTCTGATGAGTTGCCAATCCATGGTTCTAAGGTTTCAATCAATACCATGATAATTGTTAGCTGTTCCAATCAATTCTGGAGTTTTAACCTTAGTCTGCACCATAGGAAGCACTCAGATCATCAGTTCAGAAACTTCTCTTAGATTAAAACCATGTCTTTTTTCATGCAATATACAGAATATAATCAGTATGTAATATGTATACATACAAATGTAAAATTGGATTCAAATGCATCACAAGTGGCAGGTGATTCGTCTGTCAAACCTCAAACAAATCCAATTTAAGAGCAATATGGTAAAGTATTATCGTGCCACAAGCATGGTAAAGAACGATTTTCAGGAAAGCCGCCTCAGCTCCAAATTAAAAGGAAAACGCTCATTACTGCCTCATTTATGTTGGCTATGCATGTTTCATCACTACATCACCATAAAAATATCTAAAACAAGTACTTACCTTAAACTGTGCATCAAGATCAGCCTGTCCTTCAATAATTTCAATCAGTTCTTGCATGCGCTCTGCAGGAGCACCCTTTCCAAATATGCTCaagctcttcaagaaatccataaaCATTTTAAATTCTTCAccagtcacatcctgtaaactcTGTACTAACATGCAACAAATTGCTACCTCTTTTAGCATAGTACTGAATAATAATGTGAAGAAATCTAACATTTTTATTTGTCCATAGactccataccattcatccaaaaaacaaaaagaaagcatGACCCAAAGCGCATTCTTGCAGTGAAAACACCATGCCTTTGGTACTATAATTCTCACTTACTTTCTTCACCAAATCAGTTACATGCCTTTCCATTTCCTTTTGAGGCATCAAGAGCTCATCCTTGAGAGGAAACACCTGGTGTGTGACATAATTTCTAGATGAAATTTGGTAACAAGagattagaaagaaaaaaaaaatgtagcatTATAATGGCAAAGAAGAAACTAACATGTTCCCTACCTTATCCTTAATAAAACTGATAACTTTTTCGCGAATACCCTCACTGGCCACAACATGGTGAAACAGAGCTGTTAAAGAAGCTGCATGATTCAAACACATCTATTAAATATGCCAAACAAAGGTTATGTCAGACGGGCATCCTTATAATATATATTGTGAATAATTTCCACATCAATAAAGGCATGCCATCAATAGTATCATTTTGATGACATTAACTGATGACCAACCAATAAACAAAATTTGATTAACACCATCATTTATTAGTCATCAACTTATTAGTTTTAAAATGAGTGATAATCCTTACAACAATCATAGCAACCACAGTTAACCCTCCATTAATCTTCAACAATCCAATAACATACAATGAGTATAGTTTGGTCACTCCAGCAACATCCTCTGACAGTAATGCCCTTCGTTGAGGCGTTAGTCACCACAAGATCTTTCAGATCTCCAAACATGCCAAACCATGTTTTCGTTAATGCTGCACCTTCAGCAATAcattcctcctcttcttcttcttcttttaaaagaTAACAAAAGTATATTATAAACAAGCggggaaagaaataaaaaaaaggcaAGGAACTATACAGAGGAAGGGGTAGCAACCACACGAACAAATTAAGACTGGCAAAATATTTCATGAACATATTTGATACTTGATAGAAAAGAGCCTGTGTCGGGTAAGAATCATATCATATGCATCTCAGAGCAGAGAAGCTGACATCAAAATGCAATAGTAACATGTTCCCATATGCAACACACAGCATCTTATTGAACTAAATAATCAGTAAGCAACCAAAGATTTCAAGATATATTAACATAATAGCAATTTACCTTTCGGATCCTGCCTTAAAAGAGACAAAAGAGCTTTGTGCACTGCATCACGCTCCACATTTACCTCTAACAGCATGAAGAAAACAGAACTGATGTGGTAACAAATAAGGGCAGGAAAAAGAAGTTTCAGAAGAAATTTTGAATAATCGGATTACCAGCTATGAGGAGTTGTCCAAGAACATCCACAATTTTAGAAACATACTCTGGTGAGTCCTTGCAAAGAAGAGGAAGTGCCCGAATTGCTTGTACTCTGATCTGCAGCCATAGATAAACCCCAAATGGAGTTTAATCTCAAATGTGTGAGCAAAACTTACTTCTATCATGGCAATGAAAAGAAGATAAACTCGTGCAATGATTTTCTACTGACTACAGATTACAGATGTGTGTGGATGTGCTATCAAACTGAATTGcaatagataatcaaataaaacaGAAATGGTCAAATTCTACTTCTATAGCATTCATATTAAGGGGCAGGGCACCAAATTGCAATAGCAATAGCTTTTAGGTTGGAAGGAACATAACTGCAACTTGAAGGCCGCTTCCACATTGTAATGTAAGGAAATAtcattacaatttggtcatttccagtCGATTGAACCAATCCACGATTCAATTCACTTGGGCATCCAAACTCACACTAGGAGTCCACATAATGCATCGCATGGACCTTCCAATTTCTCATTCAAGAATATGGAGACAATGATACATTATACTGACAAATGCATGCCCATAAGGGTGTGTTaggttgcacaaaatatcatgaaacttcACAATATTTGGTGCAATTAAATGCAGCCTCATACAACTAGAACTTCTGGTgagatttttttccctttttgtttgcTTCTGATGAGGTGTTACAGTTAAGAAATGCAACCCAATTAGATTGATTCAGTAAGATTTTAGATTCACTGTTGAATTGGATTGC containing:
- the LOC131241087 gene encoding apoptosis inhibitor 5-like protein API5 codes for the protein MASAAAATEDPSDIDKLYEYGKRLSEAKDKSNNVNDYEGVIRAAKGSIKAKQLAAQLIPRFFSFFPGLTSKAVNAHFDLCEEEELGIRVQAIRALPLLCKDSPEYVSKIVDVLGQLLIAEVNVERDAVHKALLSLLRQDPKASLTALFHHVVASEGIREKVISFIKDKVFPLKDELLMPQKEMERHVTDLVKKSLQDVTGEEFKMFMDFLKSLSIFGKGAPAERMQELIEIIEGQADLDAQFKVLDIDHIERLMSCMYMALPFFRRGTSNSKFLSYLNNHIIPVFDKLPEERKMDLLKNLAESSPYTTPKDSCQLFPSIVQLLKKHIPQRKTGEEINFTHVECLLYAFHQLAYKVPNITNSLCGYRIVTGQPSDRLEEDFSDNYKDFTERLTNLGDLAEATMKKLTQDMAEHDKAMANAKTDEAKASIQIKKQNTMTGLRACNNILAMTQPLHSKSLSFIGEKIITLSWRPATKPSLASTTAAAGDKRTAPASFGAMATKKGRGEGGKSHLVNRAFEDSYHGGRNGAWGRGGRGRGRGYY